AGGGTGTTCGGGGGCGCACCGACGGATGTGTTTACGTCACGGGTTTGCGCCGCGGTGTTGAACCTGCGTCATCAAACATGGCGGCACCGGTTGCGTTGCTGCTTTAATCGGGGGGCGCTGATGGTGTAGTTTTGGCGCTGAAACGGGAATTTTATACCGAACGTCGCCACTTTCCCCTTATTTTGGTCAAATCGTCAGTTTGGCATCGGGGCTCAGGCGAAATGGGGAACAAGGACGCGGAAGGGGCGGGGCGACTGCGCAGTTGGAGCTGCGAAATAGGACACCCTGCGCATCCGTCCTCGGACCCTCAACGAGGCTACGCCCTCCGAGGCCAGTTCGAAGGCTGGGTCCTCCGCCTCCGTGGACCGCATAAGCCGTGGCAAATTTGGACAGGCGGACTAGCTTTGTATGAATGAATAGGCAACGTCCTTCAACGCACAATTCATGTTCTATGTCTCTATTTTTTAGAGACGTGCCATTCCAGTCCGGCAGGTGGCGCTAATGGGCATATAGGCAGGTTGTTGGCTGCAACTTAACGCGAGGAAGAAGTAGTGTTgtcgtcatcttcatcattagcagcagcagcagcagcatctgcTGCCATAATACAGGATTCATGCACACAATATACTGTAGAGTTCTATGTCCTTCGAAATCCTGCGTTAGAGGAGGTCGACTCTTGAACCACACTCCAGTCCAGATGGTGGCGGTAATGCTCCGTCAAAATCTGATTGCCAACCGCCATTAGACACAGAAGAAGTAGATTGTAGCAACGTGCTAATGGCAGCAACCGGTCAACGAGGACGGCCTTTTCCTTATCCttgatctttttctttttgcgcaAGTGGCCGTTCGTGGAAGTGACACCAAGTAAGTTTCAACTTCGGGAACGTCCCGAACTCGAATCTTCGCTGAGCGGTTGAGGGAAACATGTCGAATTTAAGCCGTGACAGTGAGAGCATGGAGTCCAATTCGTTTTCGGTTGAATGGAGGTAGTCTGCGGTGGGTGCCAAAATACAATTGTAAGCCTAATTTAACTTGACAAACCAGAAAATGTTGACTGCGGAGAGCCAAAAATGCTGACGAAATTTCAAGCTCGCTCAACAGTTGTCGATGAATTTAAAAATCGACTAGCTGTCGATTAGTCGTTTAATAGTTGCGCGAGGATATTGAAGTAAACTGTGGACAAATCCAGAAGGATTGTCTGGATTCCATTTTGGGAGTTGAGTCTGGTGCGTCATTGGAGCATTCATTTGAGAACGCTCCAGTTGTAATGATGgacacatttggaaaatgccACACCTTTCCTTGTGCACAGGATGTCATTCAGGGCGCTCAGGGGCCTTGCGGCGGATCTCCGTGCAAGTTTGGGGCCGACGAGGACGTCGCGCGAGGCTCGGCGGAATGTTGTCGCCACGCAGCCCCCCGCCCGTCTCTTGTCGCAAGGCAAACGCTCGCCGGCCAAGCTGAAGCTGAGGACGCGTGTGGCGGTGTCGCTGCTCCTGGGCGGCGGGCTCCTGGCGGCGTGGGCGCTGGCGGACGCCGAGAAGCGGCGGGAAGAGCAGCGGACGCGCGCCGAGCAGCTGCGGCGGGCGGCGCTGGGTCAGGGCGACTTTAGCCTGGTGGACCACCGCGGGCAGCGCCGCACCAAGCGAGACTTCCTGGGCCGCTGGGTGCTGCTCTACTTTGGCTTCACGCGCTGCCCCGACATCTGCCCCGACGAGCTGGACAAGATGAGCGCCGTCGTGGCCGAGCTGGACGCCGACGCCTCGCTGCCGCCCGTGCAGCCGCTCTTCATCACCGTCGACCCCGAGCGCGACCACGTGGAAGCGCTGGCCCGCTACGTTCAAGACTTTCACCCTCGAATGGTAAGTCGCAAACGTGGCCAGGCGACCCGCGGCGAATTGACCGCCTCAAGAGTTTGGGCCGCTCCACCAAAAGACGCCGGATGCGACACCATTGTTGAATACAGCCGTTGCGAAAGAATTgacatctttattttctgagGAAAGATGTCACTTGTTTATTTCATGCGGCAAGTTCAGCGTGTGCTTTGCCAAGTCGTGATGCAGCTTCAAGTTTGCGTCGGACTGGTGAAATTCAGATCAAAGTGAGCGAGTCCttgacaaaatgtcttttgtctccaaaAT
This genomic window from Syngnathus acus chromosome 23, fSynAcu1.2, whole genome shotgun sequence contains:
- the LOC119117123 gene encoding protein SCO2 homolog, mitochondrial, with the protein product MSFRALRGLAADLRASLGPTRTSREARRNVVATQPPARLLSQGKRSPAKLKLRTRVAVSLLLGGGLLAAWALADAEKRREEQRTRAEQLRRAALGQGDFSLVDHRGQRRTKRDFLGRWVLLYFGFTRCPDICPDELDKMSAVVAELDADASLPPVQPLFITVDPERDHVEALARYVQDFHPRMVGLTGTSEEVQEAGRHYRVYASRGPPDQDGDYLLDHSILIYLLGPDGLLVDYYNRLKDKEHMAQSVRRHMAERRG